ACGCCCGGGCCGCCGGACACGACGCCGAGCAGGTCGTCGACGTCCTGCTCGAGCACTCCCGCTACCCGGTGCCGCACGCCCTGCTCGTCGACGTCGCCGAGACGATGTCCCGGTTCGGCCGGCTCCAGCTCGCCAACCACCCGGCGCACGGGCTCGTCCTGCGCGCCCTCGACGTCCCGGTGCTCGAGGAGGTGCTGCGCAGCGCGAAGGTGAAGCCGCTCGTCGGCGCCCGCGTCGAGCCGGACACCGTCGTCGTGCACCCCAGCGAGCGTGGTCACCTCAAGCAGGTGCTGCTCAAGCTGGGCTGGCCCGCCGAGGACCTCGCCGGCTACGTGGACGGGGAGGCCCACCCCATCGACCTGGTCGAGGACGGCTGGGCACTGCGGCCCTACCAGGAGCAGGCCGTTGACGGCTTCTGGCACGGCGGGTCCGGCGTCGTCGTCCTGCCCTGCGGGGCCGGCAAGACGATCGTCGGCGCGGCCGCGATGGCCCGCGCTCGGTCGACGACCCTCATTCTGGTGACGAACACCGTCTCGGCCCGGCAGTGGAAGCAGGAGCTGCTCCGGCGCACCTCCCTCACCGAGGACGAGATCGGCGAGTACTCCGGCGCCCGCAAGGAGATCCGCCCCGTCACCATCGCCACCTACCAGGTGATGACGACCCGCCGGAAGGGCGCCTACACGCACCTGGAGCTCTTCGACGCCCGGGACTGGGGGCTCGTCATCTACGACGAGGTGCACCTCCTGCCCGCGCCGATCTTCCGGATGACCGCGGACCTGCAGGCCCGCCGCCGGCTCGGGCTTACCGCGACCCTCGTGCGCGAGGACGGCCGGGAGGGTGAGGTGTTCTCCCTCATCGGTCCGAAACGGTTCGACGCCCCGTGGAAGGAGATCGAGTCCCAGGGGTACATCGCCCCGGCGGACTGCGTGGAGGTGCGGGTGACCCTGCCGGACGGCGAGCGGCTCGCCTACGCCACCGCCGAGCCGGAGGAGCGCTACCGGCTGTGCTCGACGTCGGCGGTCAAGCTGCGGGTCGTCGAGGACCTGGTCCGCCGGCACGCCGGGGAGCAGACCCTCGTCATCGGCCAGTACATCGACCAGCTCGACGAGCTGGCCGACCGGCTCGACGTCCCGCTCATCAAGGGCGAGACGACGGTCCGGGAGCGGCAGCGGCTCTTCGACGCCTTCCGCGCCGGTGAGGTCCAGACGCTCGTGGTGAGCAAGGTCGCGAACTTCTCCGTGGACCTGCCCGAGGCCTCGGTCGCCGTCCAGGTGTCCGGCTCGTTCGGCTCCCGGCAGGAGGAGGCCCAGCGCCTCGGCCGGCTGCTACGGCCCAAGGGGGACGGGCGCTCCGCCCGGTTCTACGCGGTCGTCGCCCGCGACACCCTGGACCAGGAGTTCGCCGCCCACCGGCAGCGCTTCCTGGCCGAGCAGGGGTACGCCTACCGGATCGTCGACGCCGACGACCTGCTCGCCGGCACCCACGAGTAGCCCCACCCCACCCCCCTCCAGCGCCCCCCACTCGGTGATCATGCAATCCCGCCACCCCCCGACCCCTTCGTAGTAATGGCGTTCTGGGAGGGGGTTCGCATAGAACGTCCTCCTGTGTACACGTCTCGGGCTTGGTGTCCCAACGCGATGAACAGGAGGACGTCCATGGGTAATGGTACGGGTTTGACTCGGGGTGATCGGCGGCGTAACGAGCGGCGGGCCCGGCTGCGTGCGGCGGTGCCGGCGTCGGCTGCGGTGGTGGGGGTTGATCTGGGGGAGGACACCCAGATGGTGGTGGTCACTGACCGGGACTGCCGGGTACTGGCCCGGCGGGTGTTCAAGGGCAAGGCGTGGGAGCTGGGGCCGGTCCTGGACTGGGCGGTGGAGCAGGCTGCGCGGGCCGGGTTCACGGCGGTGACGTTGGCGTGTGAGCCGACCGGGTCACGGTGGATGGCGGTGCAGGACGCCGCCTTCGAGCGGGACCTGCTGGTGGTGTGTGTGCAGCCGCTGGCCGCGGCCCGGGCCCGGGAGGAGGAGGACTACACCCGGGACAAGTCCGACTACAAGGATGCGGTGCTGATCGCCCGGTTGGCCGGTGAGCTGCGCTGCTACGTCCCCGAACGTGTGGAGGAGCAGTGGGCGGTGCTGCGGCACCTCGGTCGCCGTCGTGGTGAGCTGATCACCCGGTCGACCCGGGCGGTGCTGCAGCTGCGTGACCTGCTCGCGGTGGGCTGGCCCACGGTCCTGACGGCGGCGAGCAAGCCGTTCGAGTCGATGACCTGGCAGGCGTCGGTGGCGGTGGTGCTGGACCGCTGCAACGGTGACCCGGCCCGGCTGCGGCGGATGGGCCTGGCCCGGTTCACCGACGCGGTGCGCCGTGAGCTGCCTCGCTGGGGTGGGCGCAAGATCCGCCGCCGGATCGTCGAGGGCGTGTTCGCCGCCCTCAACGACACCACCGGCGCGGTGGCCCGCCAACGCGCCGGGGCGCTCAAACGCGCCGCCTGGGCGGTGGATGACCTGCGCGCCGCCCGCGCCCAGCAGCAGACCGTCGAGCAGGAGATGCTCACCGCCGTGGACGCCCTGGGCCTGAGCGACCCGCTGGCCTCGATCCCCGGGCTGTCCCTGCCGGCTGCCGCGCAGATCCTCGCCGAGGCCGGTGACCCGACCCGCTTCGACAGCGCACGGTCCCTGGTCAAGCACGCCGGGCTGAACCCGGTGGAGAACACCTCGGCCACCTTCCGCGGCCGCACCCGCACCTCCAAACGCGGCCGCCCCGGGCTGCGGCTGGCCGCCTGGCGTGCCACCTGGACGGTGATCCGGCACAACCCGGTCCTGGCCGCCCGCCACGCCCACCTGACCAGCCGCCAGCACAACCGGCTCACCCGCGCACAGGCCCACGTGGCCTGCGCCACGACCCTGCTGCGCTGGATCTACGCCGTCACCACCACCGGGCAGCGCTGGGACCCCCGGATCGCCGCCGGCCCCACCACCGAGGCCCCCATGGCCGCCTGACCAGCACACCCGCCGACCCCGGCGGGGCGAGCTCGCACCTTCGTAGAGGGGAAACCCTTCCACCTCGATGATCACCATGAGCAGCCCCGCCAGGCCGCCAGGGAACCTCACAAGCTCGCTTGAACGCTGTTGGGACCCCAAGCCCACTTGCCAGCTACGTAGAGACGAGGAACCCGACCCCGGCCACCCCCCCCGGCGGGGAACCCCACACACCACCAACAAGATCAAAACGACCCAAGACCTTGACGTGAAACCTCTTACGCTGGTGATCATGCAATCCCGCCACCCACGGCCCACTGTCCAGTTCACAGAATGCTGGGTTGGTGGCGCGACACGCCGGCCAAGCTGCGCCGAACGCAGCATTCTGTGGCCGACGCGCCGGACCGGACGCGCCAAGCCGGGAAGGTCCCGCAGCACTCGGTGCACGCACCGGTCGACGTGGCGCGCGGAGGTACGCCTACCGGATCGACGATGCGGACGCCTGCGGGCGGACACGTGCGGGGCCTGATCCGGTACCGTCCGAGGCGTTAGCCCACTGGAGTGGTCGGCGCGACGGACCGTAGAGCACCGCTTTACGGATTGTCACGAACGTCCGACACTGAGTAGGTCCGCCCGACGACAAGGAGAATGCCATGAAGTCCCCGCTCAAGGTGCTCGCCGCGGCCGGCCTCGGCCTCGCGCTCGTGGTCACCGCTGCCCCCGCTCAGGCCGCCCCCAAGGACACGGCGGGAGCATCCCTCACCGGCGCATCCCTCACCGGCGCATCCCTCACCGGCGCATCCCTCACCGGCGCATCCCTCACCGGCGCATCCCTCACCGGCGCATCCCTCACCGGCGCATCCCTCACCGGCGCATCCCTCACCGGCGCATCCCTCACCGGCGCATCCCTCACCGGCGCATCCCTCACCGGCGCATCCCTCACCGGCGCATCCCTCACCGGCGCATCCCTCACCGGCGCGTCCCTCACCGGCGCGTCCCTGACCGGCGCCTCGCTAACCTGACGTCACGGGGCCCGGTGGTCCGCCCTATCGACGTTGGAGCACAGATGACCACGCAAGACGTCGAAGGGTCCCGTAGCCAGGCCACGCTGGTGCTGGCTGGTCTGGTCCTGGCGGCCACCGGGCTCATCGCATTTCTTCCGTCAACGGGGGTCGAGGTCGACCCCGGCATCGGGCTGCCCGTTGCCAGTGCCTTCGTCGCGGTCCTGTTCGTGATGGCGGAGCTGAGCAAGCTGCACGTCGAGGTGCGGGGACAGGCCTTCTCCGTGTCACTGAGCGATCTCCCGCTCGTGCTCGGTCTGTTCCTTCTGCCGCCCCCGCTTCTGCTCGCAGCTCGGCTCGTGCCTGCCGCTGTGGTCATGCTCGCGCGCCGGACCGAGATACCGAAGGGCCTATTCAATGGCGGGCTGTTCACGCTCGAGGTCGGCTTGGCCGTCCTCGTCATGGACGCACTGGTCCCTGAACGCGGTTTCGGCATCAGCACGTGGCTAGGGACCTACGCCACCGTCCTCATCGTGGACGTGGTCGGTGGCGCAGTCGTCATCTGGGCCATGCACCGGCTCGGCAGTGCGCCGTCCCGGGCTCAGGCGTACCGGATGCTCGCCGCTCTGGTCGTGTCCGGGATGCTCAGCACGACACTCGCCCTGATGGCGGTTCTCGTGCTGCATGCCTCCACCGCCGGACTGGCGCTCCTTGGGACGCTAGCCGTCGCAGTGGCCCTTGCTCACCGCGGGTACCACCGCCTGCTGCGGCAGCACAACGACCTCAACCGGTTGTTCCTGTTCACCCAGTCCGTCGGCGCCGAGCCCAGGACCGAGGAGGTGGTGCACCAGCTGCAGATGGAGGCTGCGGATCTGCTGAACGCAGAGAGCGCCGTGGTTCGCCTGCTTCCGGGGCCGGAAGCGGAGGGAGACGACAAATCGGCTGACCGGTTCTTGTGGACCGCTCCCCCCTGCGCCGTGCCGCGGACGACACGGGACCCGGCTCAGCGAGCATGGCTGGACCGAACCGGGGTGCGTGACGCCGTCCTTGTGCCTCTGCACGACGACGGACAAGCGGTCGGCGTGGTCCAGGTAGCCAACCGGCGGGGGGCGGCGAGCTCGTTCACCGAGGACGACCTCAAGCTGCTGCAGACTCTGGTCGCCCACGTCGAGGTGCTCTGGCACAACGGCCGGCTCGTCGACCAGCTGCGCCACGAGGCGACCCACGACGCCCTGACCGGCCTGGGCAACCGCACCCTGTTCAACGACGGGTTGCAGGCCCTCATCGACGGCGGCGGCCACGGCGCGACCCTGCTGCTCGACCTCGACCGGTTCAAGGAGGTCAACGACGCCCTCGGTCACCCGGTCGGTGACGTCCTGCTCGAGAAGGTCGCCGCCCGGCTCCTGGACCACGTCCCGACCGGCTCACAGGTGGCCCGGCTCGGCGGCGACGAGTTCGCCGTCCTGCTGCGCGGTCTCACCTCACCGGAGGAGGCGCTGGCCACCGCGCGCGCCGCGCGGGCCGCCCTCACCGGAGCGTTCGAGGTCACCGGCACCTTCCTCGAGGTCGGCGTCTCCGTCGGCGTCGCCATGGTGCCCTCGGACGGCGGGGACGCTGCCACGGTGCTGCGCCGGGCCGACCTGGCCATGTACGAGGCGAAGCGGACGGGGGCCGGCGTCGTCCGCTACAGCCCGGTCCTCGACCACCGCAGCACCGGCCTGCTCGAGCTGGCCGGCGAGCTCCGCTCGGCGGTGGAGCAGGACCAGATCGTCATGTACTTCCAGCCCAAGGAGAGCCTGCGCACCGGCCGGATCGTCGGCTTCGAGGCCCTCGCCCGCTGGATGCACCCCGAACGCGGGGTCGTCATGCCCGAGGTGTTCGTGCCGCTGTCCGAGCAGACCGGCCTGGTCGGGCTCCTCGGCGAGGCCGCCGCCAGCCAGGCGCTCGAGCAGTGCCGGACCTGGCTGAGCCGCCGGCCGGGTGTCGGCGTCGCCGTCAACCTCTCCCCTCGCCGGCTGCTCGAGCCGGGTCTCGCCGCCTCGCTGGACCGGTTGCTCGCCGAGCACGAGGTCCCGGCAGAGCTGCTGACGCTGGAGATCACGGAAAGCACCGTGATGGCCGACCCGGACGCCGCGGTCCGGGCCATGCACCAGCTGCGGGACCTCGGCGTGCGGCTGTCGGTCGACGACTTCGGGACCGGCTACTCGTCACTGAACTACCTGCACCGGCTGCCGGTGCAGGAGGTGAAGATCGACAAGTCGTTCGTGCTGCCGATGCACCGGGACGTCGGGGCGACCGCCATCGTGCGCTCGATCGTGGAGCTCGCCCACACCCTGGAGCTCACCGTCGTCGCCGAGGGGGTGGAGAACGAGCCCACCCGGCAGGCCCTCGTCGAGCTGGGCTGCGACGTCGGCCAGGGCTTCGGCCTGGCCTACCCGATGCCACCCGAGGACGTGCAGGACTGGCTGGTCCGGCACGACGCCACCCGGCGCGAGCGGCGCGCAGGAGGGCGCCCCCGGGCCGTGTGAGCCCGCCCCCGCGGAGCCGACGTCGGACGACGTCCAGCCGACTCCCAGGTTCCTGCCCGACACTGGTCCGGTGGCACGACCGGACACCCCCGAGGCCAGGCTGCTCGTCGTCGACGACGAGCCGAGCATCCGCGACCTGCTGGCGGCCGCACTGCGGTTCGCCGGCTTCGAGGTCCACACCGCGGCCGACGGCCAGGAGGCGCTGCGGCAGGCCGAGCTGACCCGCCCCGACCTCGTCGTCCTCGACGTCATGCTCCCCGACCTCGACGGGTTCGCCGTCACCCGCCGGCTGCGCGAGCGCGGCCGGGACGTGCCGGTGCTGTTCCTCACGGCACGGGACGACGTCCAGGACAGGGTGACCGGTCTGACCGTGGGCGGCGACGACTACGTGACGAAACCGTTCTCGCTGGAGGAGGTCGTCGCCCGGATCCGCGCCGTGCTGCGACGCACCGGCGCAGGCGCCGACCCGGCCGCCGGCCGGCTCGTGTTCGCCGACCTCGAGCTCGACGAGGACGCCCACGAGGTCCGCCGCGGGGAGCGCACGATCGAGCTGTCCCCCACCGAGTTCAAGCTGTTGCGCTACCTCATGCTCAACCCGAACCGGGTGCTGTCGAAGACGCAGATCCTCGACCACGTCTGGCACTACGACTTCGACGGCGAGGCCTCGATCGTCGAGTCGTACATCTCCTACCTGCGGCGCAAGGTCGACCACGCCCCCGACGGGTCGCCGCTCGCTCCACTGATCCACACCCGGCGCGGGGTCGGTTACGTGCTGCGCCTCCCGCCGGAGGAGTGATGCGCCCGCTCGCCTCGTCCTCGCTACGGACCCGGCTCGTCGCCATCGTCTCCGGGCTCGTCATGCTGTCGCTGCTCGCGGTCGGCGCGGCCACCCTCGCCGCCATGCGCCCGGCACTCGTCGCCGACCTCGACGACCGGCTGTCCGCCACGGTCGCCGACCCACGGGCCCTGGAGATGCTGGTCAACGACGCCGGCCTGGGCCGGCGGATGCACAACCGACTCCCGACGGACTACGTCGTCCGCGTCAACGACGCCGCCGGCGAGCAGGTGTTCCTGGACGCCGGGATCACCCCGTTCGAGGACCTGCCGGACCTGTCGGCGGTCACCCTGGAGCGGGTCCGCGCCATCGGCGGCGACCCGTACACGGTCGACGGGTGGCGGGCCGTGTCCCGCCCCGTGGCGGTGGCCACCCCGACGGGCCGCAGGGCCGGCTCGGTCACCGTCGCCCTGCCGCTGGCCCCCGTGGACGCGACGCTGGCGGCACTTGCCGCCCGGATCGCCGTCCTCGGGCTGGTGGTGCTGGCGGCCAGCGTGCTCGCAGGTTGGCTGGCGGTGCGCAGGGCGTTCCGGCCGCTGCGGGACGTCGAGACGGTCACCGCCGCGTTCGCCGACGGCGACACCTCCCGACGGGTGCCGGCCGCGCCGGCCGGCACCGAAGTCGGACGACTGGGCGCCGCAGTCAACGAGATGCTGGACCGGATCGAGGCCGACCTCGCAGCCCGGGAGGCCAACGAGAGGCGTATGCGCCGGTTCGTCAGCGACGCCGGCCACGAGCTACGCACCCCGCTCGCCGCCGTCCGCGGTTTCGCCGAGCTGCACCGCCAGGGGGCCGTCCGGGACCCCAAGGACGTCGCCCGGACCATGGGGCGGATCGAGCAGGAGGCGGTCCGGATGAGCGGCCTCGTCGAGGACCTGCTCACCCTGGCCCGGCTGGACGAGCAGCGGCCTCTGCGGCGGGAGCCGGTCGACCTGCTGGTGCTGGCCGCCGACGCGGCCGAGAGCCTGCGCGCGCTCGCCCCGGACCGACAGGTCCGGCTGACGGGCCTGGACGGTGCCGGGCCGGCCGCCACCCCGGTCGTCGGCGACGACGCCCGGCTGCGGCAGGTGCTGACGAACCTGGTCGCCAACGCGGCCCGGCACACCCCGGCCGGCTCCCCGGTGGAGATCGAGGTGGGCACTCGGCAGGGGTGGGCGCTGTGCCGGGTCGTGGACCACGGGCCCGGGGTTCCGGCCGAGGACGCCGAGCGGGTCTTCGAACGGTTCTGGCGGCGGGACGAGTCCCGCTCCCGCGGCGCGGGCGGCGGGTCGGGTCTCGGGCTGGCGATCGTGGCCGCCCTCGTGCGCGCCCACGACGGCGCCGTGCGCGTCGTCCCCACCCCCGGCGGCGGGGCGACGTTCGAGGTCGCTCTGCCCGCGGCGTCCTCAGGTTTCTCCCAGGAAGGGCCCAGCCCGGCCGCAGGCTGAGGGGTTCTCCTGGTGCGACACCGACGAACCGGAGGCACGATTGACCACTGAGATGACCACGCCCCCGCACGACCCGTGGGCACAGCGCCCCCCGACCGAGCCACCCGGGCCGCAGCAGCCGGCCGAGGAGCGCCGGCGGGGACCGGGCTGGGGCGGCACCATCGCCGCCGCCGTCCTGTCCGCGCTGCTCGCGGCCGGTGGCACGGCCGGCC
This DNA window, taken from Kineosporiaceae bacterium SCSIO 59966, encodes the following:
- a CDS encoding DEAD/DEAH box helicase, producing the protein MNDGPLIVQSDKTLLLEVDHPAAEACRRAIAPFAELERAPEHVHTYRLTPLGLWNARAAGHDAEQVVDVLLEHSRYPVPHALLVDVAETMSRFGRLQLANHPAHGLVLRALDVPVLEEVLRSAKVKPLVGARVEPDTVVVHPSERGHLKQVLLKLGWPAEDLAGYVDGEAHPIDLVEDGWALRPYQEQAVDGFWHGGSGVVVLPCGAGKTIVGAAAMARARSTTLILVTNTVSARQWKQELLRRTSLTEDEIGEYSGARKEIRPVTIATYQVMTTRRKGAYTHLELFDARDWGLVIYDEVHLLPAPIFRMTADLQARRRLGLTATLVREDGREGEVFSLIGPKRFDAPWKEIESQGYIAPADCVEVRVTLPDGERLAYATAEPEERYRLCSTSAVKLRVVEDLVRRHAGEQTLVIGQYIDQLDELADRLDVPLIKGETTVRERQRLFDAFRAGEVQTLVVSKVANFSVDLPEASVAVQVSGSFGSRQEEAQRLGRLLRPKGDGRSARFYAVVARDTLDQEFAAHRQRFLAEQGYAYRIVDADDLLAGTHE
- a CDS encoding IS110 family transposase; translation: MGNGTGLTRGDRRRNERRARLRAAVPASAAVVGVDLGEDTQMVVVTDRDCRVLARRVFKGKAWELGPVLDWAVEQAARAGFTAVTLACEPTGSRWMAVQDAAFERDLLVVCVQPLAAARAREEEDYTRDKSDYKDAVLIARLAGELRCYVPERVEEQWAVLRHLGRRRGELITRSTRAVLQLRDLLAVGWPTVLTAASKPFESMTWQASVAVVLDRCNGDPARLRRMGLARFTDAVRRELPRWGGRKIRRRIVEGVFAALNDTTGAVARQRAGALKRAAWAVDDLRAARAQQQTVEQEMLTAVDALGLSDPLASIPGLSLPAAAQILAEAGDPTRFDSARSLVKHAGLNPVENTSATFRGRTRTSKRGRPGLRLAAWRATWTVIRHNPVLAARHAHLTSRQHNRLTRAQAHVACATTLLRWIYAVTTTGQRWDPRIAAGPTTEAPMAA
- a CDS encoding pentapeptide repeat-containing protein gives rise to the protein MKSPLKVLAAAGLGLALVVTAAPAQAAPKDTAGASLTGASLTGASLTGASLTGASLTGASLTGASLTGASLTGASLTGASLTGASLTGASLTGASLTGASLTGASLTGASLTGASLTGASLT
- a CDS encoding sensor domain-containing phosphodiesterase, with translation MTTQDVEGSRSQATLVLAGLVLAATGLIAFLPSTGVEVDPGIGLPVASAFVAVLFVMAELSKLHVEVRGQAFSVSLSDLPLVLGLFLLPPPLLLAARLVPAAVVMLARRTEIPKGLFNGGLFTLEVGLAVLVMDALVPERGFGISTWLGTYATVLIVDVVGGAVVIWAMHRLGSAPSRAQAYRMLAALVVSGMLSTTLALMAVLVLHASTAGLALLGTLAVAVALAHRGYHRLLRQHNDLNRLFLFTQSVGAEPRTEEVVHQLQMEAADLLNAESAVVRLLPGPEAEGDDKSADRFLWTAPPCAVPRTTRDPAQRAWLDRTGVRDAVLVPLHDDGQAVGVVQVANRRGAASSFTEDDLKLLQTLVAHVEVLWHNGRLVDQLRHEATHDALTGLGNRTLFNDGLQALIDGGGHGATLLLDLDRFKEVNDALGHPVGDVLLEKVAARLLDHVPTGSQVARLGGDEFAVLLRGLTSPEEALATARAARAALTGAFEVTGTFLEVGVSVGVAMVPSDGGDAATVLRRADLAMYEAKRTGAGVVRYSPVLDHRSTGLLELAGELRSAVEQDQIVMYFQPKESLRTGRIVGFEALARWMHPERGVVMPEVFVPLSEQTGLVGLLGEAAASQALEQCRTWLSRRPGVGVAVNLSPRRLLEPGLAASLDRLLAEHEVPAELLTLEITESTVMADPDAAVRAMHQLRDLGVRLSVDDFGTGYSSLNYLHRLPVQEVKIDKSFVLPMHRDVGATAIVRSIVELAHTLELTVVAEGVENEPTRQALVELGCDVGQGFGLAYPMPPEDVQDWLVRHDATRRERRAGGRPRAV
- a CDS encoding response regulator transcription factor; protein product: MARPDTPEARLLVVDDEPSIRDLLAAALRFAGFEVHTAADGQEALRQAELTRPDLVVLDVMLPDLDGFAVTRRLRERGRDVPVLFLTARDDVQDRVTGLTVGGDDYVTKPFSLEEVVARIRAVLRRTGAGADPAAGRLVFADLELDEDAHEVRRGERTIELSPTEFKLLRYLMLNPNRVLSKTQILDHVWHYDFDGEASIVESYISYLRRKVDHAPDGSPLAPLIHTRRGVGYVLRLPPEE
- a CDS encoding HAMP domain-containing histidine kinase, with protein sequence MRPLASSSLRTRLVAIVSGLVMLSLLAVGAATLAAMRPALVADLDDRLSATVADPRALEMLVNDAGLGRRMHNRLPTDYVVRVNDAAGEQVFLDAGITPFEDLPDLSAVTLERVRAIGGDPYTVDGWRAVSRPVAVATPTGRRAGSVTVALPLAPVDATLAALAARIAVLGLVVLAASVLAGWLAVRRAFRPLRDVETVTAAFADGDTSRRVPAAPAGTEVGRLGAAVNEMLDRIEADLAAREANERRMRRFVSDAGHELRTPLAAVRGFAELHRQGAVRDPKDVARTMGRIEQEAVRMSGLVEDLLTLARLDEQRPLRREPVDLLVLAADAAESLRALAPDRQVRLTGLDGAGPAATPVVGDDARLRQVLTNLVANAARHTPAGSPVEIEVGTRQGWALCRVVDHGPGVPAEDAERVFERFWRRDESRSRGAGGGSGLGLAIVAALVRAHDGAVRVVPTPGGGATFEVALPAASSGFSQEGPSPAAG